TGCTCCCACCGAGGATCATTTTCGTGCTCTCAAGCGTATCTTGCGCTATGTTAAAGGCACTGCTCATCATGGTCTTCAACTTCACAAACAGTCCACTCGTGATCTTCTTGGCTACTCTGATGCGGACTGGGCTGGATGTCCTGATACACGTCGTTCTACTACTGGCTATGCTATCTTTTTTGGAGCTAATTTAATCTCTTGGTCTTCTAAGAAACAAAGCACTGTctctcgttcaagtgcagaagctgaATACCGCTCCTTAGTTGTTGCTACTGCTGATATTGCATGGATTATTCAGTTGCTTCGGGACCTTCATGTTACACTCTCAGTGCCACCTAAAATTCTTTGTGACAATCAAAGTGCAATTTTTATGGCAGTCAATCCGATTACTCGTCCTCGATCCAAACATATTGCAATCGACTACCATTTTGTTCGTGAACTTCTTGATAAAGGCACTTTGCAAATTGATTTTGTTCCTTCACATCTACAGCTTGCTGATTCTCTGACCAAAGGAGTTACCAAGCCACAATTCTATCTCTTTTGAAGCAAGCTCAGCGTTCTCCCTTCTACCACGCTCACCTTGCAGGGGGGTGATAAGGGAGAATCAAATTCTCCATGATACGTGCTGCATTCCTTTTCTGTTAGCATAATATCCACTTGTATAGTTGTAGGGATATGCTCAATATTTGTATTTGATTCTTTCCTATTATGTAGGAGTTTACAACTGTAATTATCGTGTATATAATGAAGAGTTATCTCCTCATCCGGTAAGGAGGATTTCAGTCATTTACCGTGTTTATCAAACACCTTTAGTCTCCTTAACAACGGCTTGAAGGTAAATCAGGTTTTCAATATCAGATTCTTCTACCCATCTGCCTCTACCAACTTTTAGATCTATCTCTTCTTGAGCACGCTTCAAAGCATGCCTATTATTCAATAATGCAGACAAGATCCATGTAGAGACAATAGAAGTGGTGTCTGACCCTCCCACAATGAGAGTCTGTGACTTTATATTTGTGTaaaaaaagcaaacaaagtgttttagagaataaataaatgaacggaTAAATAAAAGAACCTACTATGCatcttgaaattgattttaagaagAATGGTATTGCACACCAAGACTCAGAGTAGTCTTCAAATTATGTCTAGGGAACTATAAGCTGATTTGGAAGAAAAGAGTATATGAAACATACATACCATTACTGTTGCCTTGATAACAGTTTCCCGTGTATGGCCAAATATGGAATTGTCTTTGAGAACAGATAGCATCACATCAATGAAGTCTTGCCTGCTGCCGGGATCACTCTTGAGTTTCGTAACATGTTCTTCTACCCAACCTTCCACAAAAGGGTCCAACTGCTCCGCTACACGCTTCATAGACCCCAAATGGCCTTGCAAATCCATCCATTCTACAAATGGAATGACGTCAGATGCAACAAAGGCCCCAGTTAGAGACATGAATTTCTTAATAACTGCTATGGCATGCCTTGCTTCTTCATTTCCGTGGACCCCATTACCAACGTATCTCTTCCCTGCAACCATCCTTAGTACCACATTGAAGGTCAACTGTTCAAGCCACTCACTCATCGCTACCTTAATTGGGTTCACCCAGTTTGTCTCTTTGCCAAGTGGGTAGAGATCTCTAATGCAAACATCCAATTCAGAAACCAGCACATGCTTCAGCTCATTAAGACGACGGTTTGAGAGAAGTTCTGTCACGGATAGCTTGCGCATCTCACGCCAGAGAGGCCCATAAGGTGCAAATCCAAATCCAGCATAATTGTATCCCAAAAGCTTTCCGGCGCTGGAAATTGGGCGTGAGGCGAAAGCCTTGTCGTTGGTAGTGAGACATTCTTTAACAGCCTTATGGCTACTCACCACAAGCGCACGGTGCATTCCAAGGCGGATCATGAAGACTGGACCGTGCTTATCAGCCATGGCTGTAAGGGTTCGAAAAATTGGCATTGGGCTATTGAGTAGATGAAGGTGACCTATAAATGGCCAGGCACCAGATGGTTCAGGGGCTGACCTGCCCTTACCCCTGTGAGCAAAACTCTTTACTCTCCATACATTACACAACAGCACCAGCCACATAAACCCTGCAACTGCTAGTAAATGAGAAAGGAGATTCATGATGAATTGGGCCTCAATTTGAGACAACTTCCACATTAATGCTGTATCAGGGTTGATAATTCTAGGTTTAGATTTGTCTGTTTGCTAAGACTTCTCTTTAGGGCCACATAAAGATAGTAAGATAGTAAAATACAACATGTATGTATGATATAAAACATTCTGCTTCTTTGACCTTTCTTTTGTCTTCAATGCAGCAGCCGCCCAACCCTAAAAAAATTGGCATTAGCACCGGTAGggttactttgaaaaaaaaaacgattccatcgaaaaaataatgtaaaaactAAACAATTGCACCATGAAAACGcgagtttagttttaaaatgaattcGTAGGAAGAGTTCAAAAAGACAAATTCAAGGGAAGGTTATGTTTTGTACCATCCATTTGGGAATAATTGGATCTTCGAACATGGAGATTGGGTGAGGgtaatttggataaaaaaaaaataataagtccgcacaaagtgcacaaaaattatattatttttcacattaattGAGGAATCTCGGATTTTCGTGGGCCACTCCCTCACAGCCCAACAGTAATTGCAtacctttttgtctttttgacAAAATGAGCTTCTCTCCATGGCCCAACATTAAATACCCCCCACGAACCTGGCTTCATTAAGATGGGAAGAGGTTTATAAAGCAATCTATTTCCTCTTACTTCTCATGTGGGATAAGGTAAAGAgatttaaaagc
Above is a genomic segment from Vitis riparia cultivar Riparia Gloire de Montpellier isolate 1030 chromosome 7, EGFV_Vit.rip_1.0, whole genome shotgun sequence containing:
- the LOC117918056 gene encoding cytochrome P450 CYP82D47-like, with the translated sequence MWKLSQIEAQFIMNLLSHLLAVAGFMWLVLLCNVWRVKSFAHRGKGRSAPEPSGAWPFIGHLHLLNSPMPIFRTLTAMADKHGPVFMIRLGMHRALVVSSHKAVKECLTTNDKAFASRPISSAGKLLGYNYAGFGFAPYGPLWREMRKLSVTELLSNRRLNELKHVLVSELDVCIRDLYPLGKETNWVNPIKVAMSEWLEQLTFNVVLRMVAGKRYVGNGVHGNEEARHAIAVIKKFMSLTGAFVASDVIPFVEWMDLQGHLGSMKRVAEQLDPFVEGWVEEHVTKLKSDPGSRQDFIDVMLSVLKDNSIFGHTRETVIKATSQTLIVGGSDTTSIVSTWILSALLNNRHALKRAQEEIDLKVGRGRWVEESDIENLIYLQAVVKETKETLRLYPPAPLSIPHEAVEDCNVCEYHIPKGTRLFVNVWKLHRDPGVWPDPEEFQPKRFLTTNANLNVFGQYFELIPFSSGRRSCPGIALALQILHLTVARLLQGYDMTTPLNAPVDMTECIGITMPRATPLEVMLTPRLPSLHY